Proteins encoded in a region of the Brassica rapa cultivar Chiifu-401-42 unplaced genomic scaffold, CAAS_Brap_v3.01 Scaffold0084, whole genome shotgun sequence genome:
- the LOC117129731 gene encoding uncharacterized protein LOC117129731: MLGPDVVDETTEKIKIVRENMKKAQDRQKKYADQNRREVIFQVCDWVYLKVAAQKGRDRFGKVEKLATRYIGPYRVMQRVGEVAYQLELPSDMALHPVFHFSMLRRHIRDPTEVEPQRVENLRSNLTYPEGPLRIGERRIRKLKNREIPQVQVFWGKQRRVIVTWEDEERFRATHPKLFLEDDEDQMGGASNH, translated from the coding sequence ATGTTAGGACCAGATGTAGTAGATGAAACAACAGAAAAGATAAAGATTGTCCGGGAGAATATGAAGAAAGCTCAAGACAGGCAGAAGAAGTATGCCGATCAGAATAGACGTGAAGTAATATTTCAAGTTTGTGATTGGGTATATTTGAAGGTGGCCGCACAGAAAGGGAGAGATAGATTCGGAAAAGTGGAAAAGTTAGCCACTCGATATATAGGACCATACCGAGTGATGCAACGggttggagaagtagcctatcAATTAGAGTTACCCTCAGATATGGCTCTTCACCCAGTTTTCCATTTCTCGATGTTAAGAAGGCATATACGAGATCCTACCGAAGTAGAGCCGCAACGAGTAGAAAACCTTCGCTCCAACCTCACTTACCCTGAAGGACCACTACGAATCGGAGAAAGACGAATAAGAAAACTAAAGAATCGAGAGATTCCTCAAGTGcaagtattttggggaaaaCAGCGTCGAGTAATTGTGACATGGGAAGATGAAGAGAGGTTTAGAGCAACTCATCCTAAACTGTTtttggaagatgatgaagatcaGATGGGTGGAGCATCAAACCACTAA